In the genome of Mytilus edulis chromosome 14, xbMytEdul2.2, whole genome shotgun sequence, the window AAATGATAAGACGTTTTCACGTAGTTTGCATGATATGGTGGGCCAATTCCAATGCGAGggaaattatatattaaaaactcTGATCCTggattatcaattttaaaaaagaggAATGATTATTTCCTGTCGGTTTATTTGATGTACAAATGGGttcattcaacctatgccaacattttgaaatttaggtataaaataaaaatagaggCCAATCAATTTACAATCAGTTTAAAATTGGCATTAATTGTACACAAGACTACTTTTGTTACTTGTAATAGTCAAAATAAAGGCAACTCTATATGTGTTGCTGATAtctttgttttagaaattaacataacaaaacgattgcttaacgtccagttgtaaatatttcatgcatgttcatgataTACCAGTatcatttgaatataaatataaaactcctTTTGAAATAGGATGGAAAACGCTGAGTTatacttttaccttatatttgcattggtattattttggTTTCACATTGGAAGGGAAAAATCTTTAATTTACTAAAATTTGGTAAGTGACCTTTCGTGAGCTTTTGCAgtcttatataaaaagaaaatggatGTGATTGGGGAACATATTTTACCCTGTAACATAGGGGAAAAGACATGGAAtctgaatatctgacaaaaattcccaAACAAGTACATCCTAAATACAATTTTTAGCTTGGATACCCAGCAACAAGTCATTAGTGAGCAAATCTTGTATATTATAAAAAtcctgtatatttttttctttttattcaattcttttgaattttgaattttggattTATTCATTcgtgtattattttttatttaaattgaatatCTAGAACAACAAATATTTGGAAGTATTTAACCAAACATATATCAACATAATTCATAATAAGTATTCTACTGTTGTTTTCCTCTGAAGGAGTaattttgaatgatttaaaaTACTGACCGTATTTAACAGGTAATTAATCATTTATCGTTATAACAACAcatattgtattttgtttataggcatatgttgaatatatatttttcaaatgttggcataggttgaagacaCCGTACAAATGATCTACCActagttttaacatatttaccTTCTAGTAGTATTATGTTTGCTTTGTtcgcacattgttgtcaatacaaGGGAATTTACAATGTACGTGGCTGTCATTCAAGTGAAATATTTAGCTAGTCATTATACCAggttaatccatcattttctacataaggaaatgcctgttccaagagatgaatatgacagttgttttccatttgtttgaaatgcgtttgattttttttttttatgttttcatttgtaaaggaactatccgtttttaatttttcctaggagtttttttttgtgatttcatttTTCACACTCtctaaaataaaagacaaatattgataatgtatttttgtattagctgtttctttctttctttaattatttattatatattcagACAGAATGTTTTAAGATAATATGTCAATTTTCATTATTGTTTGGTCTTAAACAATTTTGAGAGGtaaacatttttcatatttttttttctctgaattTTGCTCATCCAATTTCTTCATTATTACGAATCTATAAACAGCTGTCATACacgttagaggtttagctagctataaaaccaggtttagccCATCATTTTCTTAAAACAgttcctgtacaaagtcaggaatatggcagtagTTTTTCGCTCGTTCCGTTACCTAATCGCCaaaaatttaatatgttttttgagttttgacatttttgaattTCCATTGTATGGTAGTTCCGTTCTTTGTAATACACATACACTAAAATATACACAATAAAGCTAAACTAAATATGTACTATTGACATGTTATAGCAATGTAGTTAGTGAATTTCGTGTACATCTGAAGATATATATTACTTTTGAATACCTCGGGGATTAAACTTTGAACTCAATCCAGGATCATATGTTTTAAAAAGCAACCTTCAGAAATCATTGAGAGTATTCCCAAGCTAAGGATAGAGTGCTACAATTTTATTAGTTAAGATGTTGAAACAATGTTGCTTTACTTTTTATCGGTTATGGATATAAAGCTAAATATAATATGacgttggcatttgtttttgtattgacAAATTGAAGTAGGTTCTTAATTCTATCGGaattgaagacttgatcactttgataggccacTAGTCTCGATACCACATGTTAAGATATTCAGTAAGATAAGTTCGCTTtatcccatatggaatttactgacaccatatatatcgtattaggtcactaacacactatgtaacttatATTATCTTACCTCCAATAAATTTATTGGGATATGATTGGTTAATGGACTACACGTGGTGActatgtaaattttatataggGTGTCACATGGTTAGTTACCATATAGGTGTAGCAaccatatggggttagtaagaAGTTACtcccctttcaaaacaaaaaagaagccACAAACCTTTATGAAAACTACACGGTGTTGAGGgaaaatctgaaaggattcaGCAGACGACGAAATGACgatgaaaggttgaaataagttcataaaacttaattaaagctaacaagttgttactGTTGGCATTATGGAGTTACTTacctttcaaaataaaacaaaaaagaaatctgaaaggattcaacaaACGAAGAAACGAATCCATGTTATACACGATTTAAATAAAttcatataataaatttaaaactaaaaagttGTTATAGTTGGCATTTTTTTCGTATAGACAAATGCCATTGGAAGTATAGGATCTTAATACCAAATATTGAAGACTTGGTCACTTTGATAGGCCGCTAGTAAAAATACCACATGTGTAGATAGTCGggaagataaattcgttacacggtgtgctagtgacctaatacgagatatatggggtcagtaaattccatatggggattcgagcttcgctctcaccccatatggaatttactgaccccgtatagCTCGTATTAGGTAACTtacacaccatgtaactaataaaATCAGAGTgttgattgaaataaaaattgatattccAATAATGACAACACTACCAAGATAAAAGTTAATGATACGAATTTGCTGACTTTGCGCGGCATAGAATATAATAACAGAGACATAGAAAACCTGTGTATTAAATGTCTCTGATAATATTAAGCAAAACACAATTCAGTAACCATGCGTTAAAAACATTATATTACGACAGAGGAGAGAAGCAGTATACAAAGAGGGATAACTCTTAATTTTTCTACAACTCATCTGAAATACTCATGAATATGTTTCCTGGTTATTTGTTTTCGATGTGTCCCTCCTTTTCTATTTTAAAtgtgtctatgtttttttattttcgtttctCAATGTGTCTCTTCGTTTCTATTTCCGATGTGTCTCTTCGTTTCTATTTCCGATGTGTCTCcatgtttccattctcaatgtgatttcccatttctattctcTATGAGTGTTCaggtttctgtttttttattctaatatttaAAAATTCCATGAACGAGGGTCTTGTTGAGGAGTCTTTCATTTCTGTATAAGATCAATATACTctctatattatttatttttgcatttattgttgcatccattttctacatttttttctctctattcTTTATCCTTttggcccattattctctattttgtaaACCCTATCCCACCTTTATAAATGTTTAATCACTGAACGTTAGATAGAATACATAGTTAAGCTAGCAATGTTTAGAAATCGAAATAGATAAGTACACTGATCTACACTagctttcgtttgatgtgtttgagcttttgattttgccatttgattagggactttcctcggagttcagtatttttgtgattttactttttttccacGGAATTCTTTTCAATTCATAGCCATTCTTAAACTTTTCTTCAATATTTACTTAAATAAAACACACATTATCTTTTCCTTGAGGGTTCTATGAGGTTCTTTTAGTATTATGGCTTATTTCGAAATTGAAGTCTGAAgattaattaaaagaaatatggCAAAGTTagagtatttataaaaaaaagtataaaaggaCGTGCTTAAGTAGAATCTGCTGAAATTGAGTTTTGTGTTATCAAGATGTCTTTAAATTTGTAATAGTACCTATTACATGGagcaaaataacatttttttttatttaagctaatatctataaaattgagattgaaaatggggaatatgcaaaagagacaaaaatccgaccaaaatgaagaaaaatgaGCCAAAGGCCAACAATAGGTCTTCAAAACagctaaactccaaaacatataatgatttttttttatcaatgttgaaagaattaaaatttaatatatgatGTAAACTTTATACTCGAATTCCAAGCGGTTTATGTAACTTTAAGTTTTTACCGTGGGTCATGAAACAAATACACGGGAAAAGTGAGCCTACCTTTTTGATCTGTATAGAGTAGTGTAACCAGTGCGACCACTTACAGTTTACAATACCTATACAAGAGTGTGCAACGGAAAGGTTTACAATATCTATACAAGAGTGTGCAACGGAAAgattttctataaatattttatttaatagtcaattaaatgtttattatCGGTTCGTTTGCCTCTGTTCCTAGGCCAGTATTATAACGGGTTAGTGTTctgcatttttatgatttttataatagACACAAATGATCCTAAATTTGATCTTTCGTGATCTCTACTATCGATAATCCTGATGTTTAATAATGTTTGATCAATTTTGTGAGCCATTGCGTTTATTTgctaattagaaaaaaatattagttcTATATTTATATTCTTTTCATTCAATCAGaactataaaataattatagaaaatatttcaCGTGTTGTTTGGGATATTTTTGTTCTGCGTACATCTATCCATTTTAAACAAAGAGTTTCATTGTTGGTtatcagtggcaaatatttcatagcCTATTAGCTGTTTTcgagtgtcactggtgagtcttttgtagattgAAAGCGTCTGGTGTACAAATTGCAATCCTGATATATATGaagatatataaaaagaagatgtggtatgattgccaatgagacaactctccacaagagatcaaaatgacaaagaaatttacaactttaggtcaccatacggcttttaacaatgggcaaagcccatacctcatagtcagctataaaagaccccgaaatgacaatgtaaaacaaatcaaacatgaaaatcaacggcctaatttatttactaaaaatgaacgaaaatcaaatatgtaacacataaacaaacgacaaccactgaattacaggctactgacttgggacaggcacacacatagaGAATGTAAGAGTTTATTTATCCTATATCATCCGTAAGTAATCAGATACACTAAACAAAAACAACGTTTTCGGGGTGAATGATGAATCAATCAATAACATATAGGACTAGTGAAGTGGTTTACACTTGACAAAAACTTCCGTTCTTCTCTATCGCCAAAAATATACCATACAAGTGTCTTATTCATATCTTTCACGTCAGGTTTTAATCCGGTTACATGTACTCAGTGGCACATGACAATTATTACTATTAAGAAAGCTACGAAATTTTTCCGAATCTTAAATCCCAACACGCCACGAATTTTCTATCGAATGTCAAATACTACACTCGCCATTCTATTTCTCAAGCACCTTTTTGTTGTCAATTTTAGAAATTAATTTTGCACCTTTTCCATTCAGTATCTCTATTGCGCCTTTTTGTGTGTTagtaaaattaaataacacaATTTTATCAGACCACCAATTCAAAGTCCCTATCTATTTAACcacattttgcaatttttaaagctttataaatattttaacttcAGCTTAACTTTTTAGAAACCAGGTATTTCCTGTATTGTGCATGTACCActtttctacatgccaattttcatagtcttatattgaaaaaaatccattttgGAAGCCAACCTTATAATACTAAAAATAGCCCCCGGGTTTTCTTGAAATGTTAAGATtttatactatggagcgcattaatcctcaatgtTTTATGCAAACTCTTAGACAACTAATTTTGACTCAAAATGGTCTTTATGTATTTCTCTTCAACCAAAAGTTTTATTTCTGCAAATTCtatggttagtttaagtaaagttTAACAAAGACACCAGAAGCACTATGTTtgagagtagggctacttttaatTGGAGTGGTCTTCAACAAAATTCATGTTTTAAATTGTCACTTTCTATTTTATCATCATTAACCATCACTCTTATTATTTATTCGGCTGTTTGGATATCTAATTTCGTTAGTTCACTAATTATGGTGGGTGTTATATTGCATTATAAGATGATGAAGATATTGATGGATGGCTGtttaacgtccagcggcaaattaaatgcatattcaggataatATCATAAAAACCAACGTTCTAATAAGCATTCACTGACATGCAATCGATATTAATAACAAACTCAAAACATgtgtttaagattttttattcattaattttttatagatgtttaaaaaatgtttacgaaatttcaaatcaaatgaaatatacaaCAAAGAATTAGCAACTTTGTTGATTAAGTAAAGGCGTAGACCAATAAGATAAATTGGATAAAATGGCGTCGATGTCAGACTCTCTTCATATGAGGGATTTGCACAATATacaatcaaaataattatatacggaagaaaactaaaaataaataataatgtaattgtaaataatactTTTGTAATCCGCTGCTCCCTATCGTTGATAAACGTTTTTGTTTTCCGCATTATTGTGCCTCGTTTTGGCAAAGTTTTCATTTCATATGTAGAATTCGAATCAGTGATTTTATTTTCGTTCTGAGTTGGACACTTATCTACTCCTTCTCCGATTTGTTGAATTTCTTTGTAGCTGTCATACgaagttttgttttcttctgaattaaGACCTTTTCCGTCGATTTTGTTATCGAAAGAGGCAGTGCAGCTGCACTCAGTAATACCGGTTTCGTCTAACGATGTCCTCACATTTTCGCAAAATGGTTGTATTGTCAGAAAATCAGTGTGTTTAAAAGACAACATTTTGATAGTGTTCATTTGTTGTGGGTCTAAAACATTAAATGTTGACTTCCGGCGGATGCTTGGTTTAAAGTCCGTGATTTTGGAAAGACGAATTGGGGCAGAATGTCTAGCGTTGATTTTACATTTGTAGCCTAGATTTTGTAACGCCTTGCTGTCAGCAGAGCGAATCTGTCGACTCTTTCGTCGAATTTTTAAAGAGCCTAGAACAGAACGTCTATTTGTTGATTTCCTTCTACAATGTTTTTTTCTGATCGTCGATTGGACCTTTATTGTATGACGTCTCAAATGTAGTCCAACTAATGAGTAGAGTATTACTAataaaaacatacatacaagtaTAACAAGCAAACCCCATGCAAAATAAGCGTATCCGATGACACTACCAACAACCTCGTCAGACCAGGTGCATTCGGAACCTTCAATCATTTGTCCAGAAACATTAAGGTGCAATGTTTTAATACCGTAAACGTACAACGCGGGCAGTGTCGCAATTATTGCAAATAGAACAACTCCAAATAATGCGTAACGGGCGTGTTTCTCCGACATCTGATTTCCATATGGTTTACATATTCTTCGGTACCTCTCGGAAGCTATCACAACAAGCATTAAGGCAGTGATCATGGCTAAACACGTGTTCAAAAATCGGAAAATTTTACAAGTAATTCCCGCGTTAAATGTATATGGGTTCAATTCATCGGCCATTTCAAACGGCATGGACATACAACAACTTAAAATATCTACAGAAGCCAGAGACAACACGAACATCCGGTATGTCGAAGATCCAAACTTcgtaatgtaaatataaaacacGTGTAAATTTCCAAAAACACCAATAATGATCAAGATCAATATGAACATTATAATCGGAAGTCGGCGGACTGCTTCCGCTGAATTTAAACTCTGTAAGTCAATGTTTGTTATGTTGTTTGTGTAACTTGAATCATTCATTGTGAAGAATTATAACTATCCGTTCCTTGAATTAAAAACGTCTTTTATCGATATAACTGGTCTGTGTATTGAAACTAAATTTCCATGCCGTTCATTTAATATATAATGATTATCACTTATAACTCCTTGAAAAATATCAACTAATTCCGGCTTATAAAGCACACGCACAACAATGTCCTGCTAAACAAGatcttataattttttaatattttaactgaaGTTCGAATTCTTccctatatttttttaagatttgttccTCAAAACGAATAGCTCACTCCCCTTTGTAAGTTACAGATGTGCGTATATGGTAACATTAAAGCTTTCCTTGATATTTTGTTTCGTTATTAAATTCGAAACAGACTGAGTGCTCAAAATGACGAATGACGAAATTGATTATGACAAAAGCTGTCGCATGACTTTAAATTGCACGTACATGTATTGATGTTAATCAGAAGTTCACGTTCCTAAATTCTAATTACTAATATTATAATTAGATGTTAAAAGTACACATTTGTAATCAAATCACACATATTTTACCACAATTGTGCAAACATGTTTAAATCGGAAACCGTCAAAATTAAAAGTAACTTAATCTGTCTCTTTTTCTTAAAAATACGACTCTGACTTGGGAAAggaacataaaaaatatggcggGATTTAACATGTTTTTGATCGCTCAACcctccactaacctgggacagtggtgttacagcattacttttctttttatctttgtGGTTCGaattaatcaatattttaaacaCAACATACTAACGGGATAACCATGCATCCTAAAATATAACTTATTCATTTGATGTTTTTCCAATTAAAAAATCAGCAGGTTCTGAAATGTTAATTTCTAGAACTtaaagatataatatatatacaactacatttttttgtacttgaGAACAAGAAATCTTGATATTCAGTTCTAAAGATGCATATCAAATgtacatactgtaaattcagaaattattgcgaggtttttattaatgcgaataATGCGAGCGTCGGACGATCGCAATAATTAAACCTCgcatttttactttcatttttccaATGTCAATTTGTGattgatttatctccctttgttcaGTGGTGTGATGTGTTTAACCTTTCACCTGGGGCATTTAAGGGTAATATGTTTTTACAACTTATTTCCGCTAATCTGTGTAATCAGTGAAGCCAGGTGACATTTTTATAACACTTCGACTTTTAATTGGTAATGTGTCTGTAATATGTTTATGATTGAACAATATTGCCGGGAACTTTTATGAATGGGATACTAGTACTAGTAATTACTTTTGAATGCTGTTCGATTATTATATAAAGTGACAAATTAcgatgttattttattttgttaatattgtttgtAATTGTTCAGTGGAGCATGTGTATTTTCAGTATAAGTAAACCTTTTGAaacttagaaataaaaacaagttatataatacaatttattacaataaataaataataaataacaaaataacaaagatCATCAGAAGATAATATTGTTCATAAAGCACAAGCTACTATTGTTCATTGAGCACAAGTTCAACACTACATGTAGTGATTGCGATTATCAACTTTtaatattgtaatttattttcttttgaagttAAAAATATCCTATAATTACCCAAGCCGGGCCTCGTTCTACACTAATCTTCTGCACGTGGTCGATGTTCAATTAAGTTTCTAGATCCCCAAAGTCGACATGCACAACACATAAGTTCTAGTAATGCATCTTAGTTTCTAGATCCCCTTTACAAGTTACATCAGTTAAGAATTGTGTATTCAATCACAGAAAACATACGGAAGGTAACTAAATGCATAGATTTGAACAAAGCTTTACTTTGCGAAAAGACATGTGAACATCTGTGAtttacaataatgttcagcataaaacaaatttttttttaatcggcaAGTCGCAATAATTAAACCTCGCATTTTTGCCTGTGGTCGGCacatcgcaataataaatgcacgcaataatttctgaatttacagtaccttcttttatatatatatctgttaagCTGTATTAAACTGTACGTCtgtaaaactgtatataaactgtacattgttaaagctgtatataaactgcaaCAGTTGTACAGTGTGTATACAgatttacagatgtacagtttatatacagctttaaatgtacatcaagattacttgtactaaagtagctgtgtatacATGTGCCATTCAGCCATTTTCAGTTTTCAGTAACTGTTACTACTCTATGATCGTGTCAAATCAAAGATGTAATAACAGTaatgtatttgtttattattattttttagtttacTGAACTATTTTCTTTATTGATTCATTTATGTATTTACTGTTTCCTTTGAGttcgatattttattttattttttcatgtttgtcaAAATGACAGTTGTATTATTTAATGCTAACCAAAATGTCCAAATAACTATTATAATATTTTccaccatttttatttattttaaagcatCGGAtacttatttctttatttaatagaTGATAAATCCAGAACTACCATAAACTAGTAGCATAGCAGCATTGTCTAAAATATTTAGGATTTTGTACTAGTGAAAGGACAGAGACGTTGACGTTAAATTTATAGGCATTGTATTCTCGAGTAGGGTTAACAAATTTCCTTCTCAATCTGTTTCGGTTCATATGAAATTGAAgttttcaaaatgataaattgTTTTAAGTAGTTTGTATAAAATATTGGACTAATTTCCATGCGAGgaaaaataacatattaaaaactCTGATCCTggattatcaatttaaaaaatctatTGATTATTTCCTTTCTGTCAATTTGAGGTACAAATGATCGTTcactatttttgacatatttacctattatgtatgtatgtttgtttgatgtgtatgagcttttgaatttttcatttgttaagggactttctgtttttaattttcctcggagttttttgGGGGGATTTTACTTTTCACACTTTCTAGAGAAAAGACAAATAttgattatgtatttttgtattagCTGTTTCTTTCTTTCTTCAATTATCTTTATTATTCCAGACAGACTGTTTTAAGATACTGCTGTCAATTTTCATTATTGTTTggtcttaaaggggcactagctgtcaaattcttgTTCaacaatttgactcaaattctcacaTTTGATTGATAAcagtgtaaaacatttatccaaactattaaaagtctaaaataaagtATTAACAGGGCATGGGCATGCTTATACGTAACTtcgtttcatgtgtattttagtctagactccatctaattaactattgagTTGACCTC includes:
- the LOC139504357 gene encoding neuromedin-U receptor 1-like; the encoded protein is MNDSSYTNNITNIDLQSLNSAEAVRRLPIIMFILILIIIGVFGNLHVFYIYITKFGSSTYRMFVLSLASVDILSCCMSMPFEMADELNPYTFNAGITCKIFRFLNTCLAMITALMLVVIASERYRRICKPYGNQMSEKHARYALFGVVLFAIIATLPALYVYGIKTLHLNVSGQMIEGSECTWSDEVVGSVIGYAYFAWGLLVILVCMFLLVILYSLVGLHLRRHTIKVQSTIRKKHCRRKSTNRRSVLGSLKIRRKSRQIRSADSKALQNLGYKFFFRI